One window of Nicotiana tomentosiformis chromosome 11, ASM39032v3, whole genome shotgun sequence genomic DNA carries:
- the LOC104093594 gene encoding putative late blight resistance protein homolog R1A-10 isoform X1, with translation MAYVAVISLIRTLEQLVQRKPHLVSDETRTLMDSLLDSLEYFQDFVENTSKGSKDCGKVEELERLIRKVVEEAEDVIELKIYETIKRDALSKILLRTLDALKREVMGCRFGKNNVLNETMEKKALRKTLSRLIEKIDVVKRNVMESSFGTNELQGYGDPTNEELQTRDSLLGHSSRQVANLNLENVVVGLEDDLLKIKRRLTGPPSTREIVSILGMGGIGKTTLAKKAYDDPEIRHRFDIHIWVTVSQEYRVRVLLLGVVSFLSQLTNKIKTSTDDELMEAIYKKLKGRRYLVVMDDIWSSEVWELMTRIFPDDNCGSRIILTSRLKDLAMQADPNSTPHEMRLFNSDESWKLLNEKVFGVEQVCPPELEVLGRQVAQKCQGLPLAILVVAGHLSKIARTRESWIEVAKSVSKVVANESDICLGVLAMSYNYLPNHLKPCFLYMGVFREDSEVNIETLINLWVSEGFLLEEFVGKDCLEDLVSRNLIMVRKRRFNGEGKTCGVHDLIRDLILREAEKEKLLQVIPSARKLRVRRYSIHSYAYGVAFRDSSFTRTVHFFHGLSRFPLLERFKLLRVLAIHNCCFQDFPVVITNLVHLRYLELYCEDNIHRLVSELYNLQTLIFHHQRLYTSRVPETIWQIEHLRHLHVTDFFSFPITSREVKPGFKLQNLERLSCLCLSSCTSELFSAIPNLKRLKVHGDWEECEGRKMSQYLNSLSCLKELEMLKFNGDGLQLPRIPSKFALPVCLKRLTLSYTSLPWEDMANIVMLPNLQELKIKYNGFDGDVWKLNDEEVFNQLKFLLISAINLKHWEASSVNFPRLERLVLKRCYYLEEIPQDLGEICTLASIELHECSISAAKSVNEIQEEQESMGNDCLSVITDNCRWD, from the exons ATGGCTTATGTTGCTGTGATTTCTCTTATACGAACTTTGGAGCAACTCGTTCAGCGAAAGCCCCATTTGGTAAGTGATGAAACAAGAACATTGATGGACTCTCTCCTTGATAGTCTTGAATATTTTCAAGACTTTGTTGAGAACACTAGCAAGGGAAGTAAAGATTGTGGAAAGGTTGAAGAGTTGGAGAGATTAATTAGAAAAGTGGTGGAAGAAGCAGAAGATGTGATTGAACTAAAGATATATGAAACAATAAAAAGAGACGCATTATCCAAGATTTTATTAAGAACACTTGATGCACTAAAGAGGGAGGTGATGGGATGCAGGTTTGGTAAAAATAATGTCCTTAATGAAACAATGGAAAAAAAGGCATTACGCAAAACCTTGTCTCGACTTATAGAAAAGATTGATGTTGTGAAGAGGAATGTGATGGAAAGTAGTTTTGGTACAAATGAACTTCAAGGCTATGGTGATCCTACAAATGAGGAACTGCAAACACGTGATTCCTTGCTTGGTCATTCATCTAGACAAGTTGCAAATCTGAATCTAGAAAATGTTGTTGTAGGTCTTGAGGACGATTTGTTGAAAATTAAGAGAAGATTAACCGGGCCCCCTTCAACCCGAGAAATTGTGTCTATTTTAGGAATGGGTGGTATCGGCAAGACGACACTTGCTAAAAAAGCATACGATGATCCTGAAATCAGGCATCGTTTTGACATCCATATTTGGGTGacagtatctcaagaatatcgggtTAGAGTTTTGTTGTTGGGTgttgtttcttttctttctcaGCTGACAAATAAGATAAAAACATCGACTGATGATGAATTGATGGAAGCGATATACAAAAAGTTAAAGGGTCGGAGGTATCTTGTTGTCATGGACGATATCTGGAGTAGTGAAGTCTGGGAACTTATGACAAGAATTTTTCCAGACGACAACTGTGGGagtcgaattattttgactagtaggcTTAAAGATCTCGCTATGCAAGCTGACCCTAACAGCACTCCTCATGAGATGAGACTCTTCAATTCAGATGAAAGTTGGAAGTTACTTAATGAAAAGGTGTTTGGGGTAGAACAGGTTTGTCCTCCTGAATTAGAGGTTCTCGGGAGGCAAGTAGCACAAAAATGCCAAGGACTACCTTTAGCTATTCTAGTGGTTGCAGGGCATCTCTCTAAAATTGCTAGAACGCGAGAAAGTTGGATAGAAGTTGCCAAAAGTGTAAGTAAGGTTGTTGCTAATGAATCAGATATATGTCTAGGAGTGCTAGCTATGAGTTACAATTACTTACCTAATCATCTTAAACCATGTTTCCTTTATATGGGAGTTTTCCGAGAAGATAGTGAGGTTAACATTGAGACATTGATCAACTTATGGGTTTCTGAGGGTTTTCTATTGGAAGAATTTGTGGGAAAAGATTGTTTGGAGGATCTTGTTAGTAGGAATCTGATAATGGTTAGAAAGCGGAGATTTAATGGCGAGGGGAAAACCTGTGGTGTCCATGATCTGATTCGTGACTTGATTTTAAGAGAAGCTGAGAAGGAGAAACTCCTGCAAGTTATTCCTTCGGCAAGGAAGCTTCGTGTTCGTCGCTATAGTATCCATTCATATGCTTATGGCGTTGCTTTCCGGGACTCATCATTCACTCGAACAGTGCACTTCTTCCATGGATTAAGTCGATTTCCTCTTTTGGAGCGCTTCAAACTGCTAAGAGTGTTGGCAATCCATAATTGTTGCTTTCAAGATTTTCCAGTTGTGATAACAAATTTAGTACATCTCAGATACCTTGAATTATACTGTGAAGATAATATTCACAGGTTAGTGTCTGAGCTTTATAATCTGCAGACCTTGATTTTTCATCACCAACGATTATATACGTCAAGAGTACCTGAGACAATTTGGCAAATAGAACATTTAAGGCATCTTCACGTGACTGACTTCTTTTCTTTCCCTATTACGTCAAGAGAGGTAAAGCCTGGTTTCAAGCTACAAAATCTGGAGCGACTTTCTTGTCTATGTTTGTCCAGCTGTACTTCTGAATTGTTTTCTGCTATTCCAAATCTTAAGAGGTTGAAAGTTCACGGAGATTGGGAGGAATGCGAGGGAAGGAAGATGTCCCAGTACCTAAATAGCCTTTCCTGCTTAAAAGAACTTGAAATGTTGAAGTTCAATGGCGACGGACTACAACTTCCCCGGATCCCAAGTAAATTCGCTTTGCCTGTATGTCTGAAGAGGTTGACTTTAAGTTATACTAGTTTACCATGGGAAGACATGGCAAACATTGTAATGTTGCCAAACCTCCAAGAGCTTAAGATTAAATACAATGGATTTGATGGTGATGTAtggaaattaaatgatgaagaaGTTTTCAATCAACTTAAGTTTCTCCTAATCAGCGCAATAAATCTGAAGCACTGGGAAGCTAGCAGTGTTAACTTCCCAAGGCTGGAACGCCTAGTTCTGAAAAGATGCTACTACCTGGAGGAAATCCCTCAAGACTTGGGGGAAATTTGTACCTTGGCATCAATAGAGTTGCATGAATGCAGTATTTCCGCTGCAAAATCTGTGAATGAAATTCAAGAAGAGCAAGAGAGCATGGGAAATGATTGCCTTAGTGTCATCACTGATAATTGTCG CTGGGATTGA
- the LOC104093594 gene encoding putative late blight resistance protein homolog R1A-10 isoform X2 has protein sequence MAYVAVISLIRTLEQLVQRKPHLVSDETRTLMDSLLDSLEYFQDFVENTSKGSKDCGKVEELERLIRKVVEEAEDVIELKIYETIKRDALSKILLRTLDALKREVMGCRFGKNNVLNETMEKKALRKTLSRLIEKIDVVKRNVMESSFGTNELQGYGDPTNEELQTRDSLLGHSSRQVANLNLENVVVGLEDDLLKIKRRLTGPPSTREIVSILGMGGIGKTTLAKKAYDDPEIRHRFDIHIWVTVSQEYRVRVLLLGVVSFLSQLTNKIKTSTDDELMEAIYKKLKGRRYLVVMDDIWSSEVWELMTRIFPDDNCGSRIILTSRLKDLAMQADPNSTPHEMRLFNSDESWKLLNEKVFGVEQVCPPELEVLGRQVAQKCQGLPLAILVVAGHLSKIARTRESWIEVAKSVSKVVANESDICLGVLAMSYNYLPNHLKPCFLYMGVFREDSEVNIETLINLWVSEGFLLEEFVGKDCLEDLVSRNLIMVRKRRFNGEGKTCGVHDLIRDLILREAEKEKLLQVIPSARKLRVRRYSIHSYAYGVAFRDSSFTRTVHFFHGLSRFPLLERFKLLRVLAIHNCCFQDFPVVITNLVHLRYLELYCEDNIHRLVSELYNLQTLIFHHQRLYTSRVPETIWQIEHLRHLHVTDFFSFPITSREVKPGFKLQNLERLSCLCLSSCTSELFSAIPNLKRLKVHGDWEECEGRKMSQYLNSLSCLKELEMLKFNGDGLQLPRIPSKFALPVCLKRLTLSYTSLPWEDMANIVMLPNLQELKIKYNGFDGDVWKLNDEEVFNQLKFLLISAINLKHWEASSVNFPRLERLVLKRCYYLEEIPQDLGEICTLASIELHECSISAAKSVNEIQEEQESMGNDCLSVITDNCRHH, from the exons ATGGCTTATGTTGCTGTGATTTCTCTTATACGAACTTTGGAGCAACTCGTTCAGCGAAAGCCCCATTTGGTAAGTGATGAAACAAGAACATTGATGGACTCTCTCCTTGATAGTCTTGAATATTTTCAAGACTTTGTTGAGAACACTAGCAAGGGAAGTAAAGATTGTGGAAAGGTTGAAGAGTTGGAGAGATTAATTAGAAAAGTGGTGGAAGAAGCAGAAGATGTGATTGAACTAAAGATATATGAAACAATAAAAAGAGACGCATTATCCAAGATTTTATTAAGAACACTTGATGCACTAAAGAGGGAGGTGATGGGATGCAGGTTTGGTAAAAATAATGTCCTTAATGAAACAATGGAAAAAAAGGCATTACGCAAAACCTTGTCTCGACTTATAGAAAAGATTGATGTTGTGAAGAGGAATGTGATGGAAAGTAGTTTTGGTACAAATGAACTTCAAGGCTATGGTGATCCTACAAATGAGGAACTGCAAACACGTGATTCCTTGCTTGGTCATTCATCTAGACAAGTTGCAAATCTGAATCTAGAAAATGTTGTTGTAGGTCTTGAGGACGATTTGTTGAAAATTAAGAGAAGATTAACCGGGCCCCCTTCAACCCGAGAAATTGTGTCTATTTTAGGAATGGGTGGTATCGGCAAGACGACACTTGCTAAAAAAGCATACGATGATCCTGAAATCAGGCATCGTTTTGACATCCATATTTGGGTGacagtatctcaagaatatcgggtTAGAGTTTTGTTGTTGGGTgttgtttcttttctttctcaGCTGACAAATAAGATAAAAACATCGACTGATGATGAATTGATGGAAGCGATATACAAAAAGTTAAAGGGTCGGAGGTATCTTGTTGTCATGGACGATATCTGGAGTAGTGAAGTCTGGGAACTTATGACAAGAATTTTTCCAGACGACAACTGTGGGagtcgaattattttgactagtaggcTTAAAGATCTCGCTATGCAAGCTGACCCTAACAGCACTCCTCATGAGATGAGACTCTTCAATTCAGATGAAAGTTGGAAGTTACTTAATGAAAAGGTGTTTGGGGTAGAACAGGTTTGTCCTCCTGAATTAGAGGTTCTCGGGAGGCAAGTAGCACAAAAATGCCAAGGACTACCTTTAGCTATTCTAGTGGTTGCAGGGCATCTCTCTAAAATTGCTAGAACGCGAGAAAGTTGGATAGAAGTTGCCAAAAGTGTAAGTAAGGTTGTTGCTAATGAATCAGATATATGTCTAGGAGTGCTAGCTATGAGTTACAATTACTTACCTAATCATCTTAAACCATGTTTCCTTTATATGGGAGTTTTCCGAGAAGATAGTGAGGTTAACATTGAGACATTGATCAACTTATGGGTTTCTGAGGGTTTTCTATTGGAAGAATTTGTGGGAAAAGATTGTTTGGAGGATCTTGTTAGTAGGAATCTGATAATGGTTAGAAAGCGGAGATTTAATGGCGAGGGGAAAACCTGTGGTGTCCATGATCTGATTCGTGACTTGATTTTAAGAGAAGCTGAGAAGGAGAAACTCCTGCAAGTTATTCCTTCGGCAAGGAAGCTTCGTGTTCGTCGCTATAGTATCCATTCATATGCTTATGGCGTTGCTTTCCGGGACTCATCATTCACTCGAACAGTGCACTTCTTCCATGGATTAAGTCGATTTCCTCTTTTGGAGCGCTTCAAACTGCTAAGAGTGTTGGCAATCCATAATTGTTGCTTTCAAGATTTTCCAGTTGTGATAACAAATTTAGTACATCTCAGATACCTTGAATTATACTGTGAAGATAATATTCACAGGTTAGTGTCTGAGCTTTATAATCTGCAGACCTTGATTTTTCATCACCAACGATTATATACGTCAAGAGTACCTGAGACAATTTGGCAAATAGAACATTTAAGGCATCTTCACGTGACTGACTTCTTTTCTTTCCCTATTACGTCAAGAGAGGTAAAGCCTGGTTTCAAGCTACAAAATCTGGAGCGACTTTCTTGTCTATGTTTGTCCAGCTGTACTTCTGAATTGTTTTCTGCTATTCCAAATCTTAAGAGGTTGAAAGTTCACGGAGATTGGGAGGAATGCGAGGGAAGGAAGATGTCCCAGTACCTAAATAGCCTTTCCTGCTTAAAAGAACTTGAAATGTTGAAGTTCAATGGCGACGGACTACAACTTCCCCGGATCCCAAGTAAATTCGCTTTGCCTGTATGTCTGAAGAGGTTGACTTTAAGTTATACTAGTTTACCATGGGAAGACATGGCAAACATTGTAATGTTGCCAAACCTCCAAGAGCTTAAGATTAAATACAATGGATTTGATGGTGATGTAtggaaattaaatgatgaagaaGTTTTCAATCAACTTAAGTTTCTCCTAATCAGCGCAATAAATCTGAAGCACTGGGAAGCTAGCAGTGTTAACTTCCCAAGGCTGGAACGCCTAGTTCTGAAAAGATGCTACTACCTGGAGGAAATCCCTCAAGACTTGGGGGAAATTTGTACCTTGGCATCAATAGAGTTGCATGAATGCAGTATTTCCGCTGCAAAATCTGTGAATGAAATTCAAGAAGAGCAAGAGAGCATGGGAAATGATTGCCTTAGTGTCATCACTGATAATTGTCG ACATCATTGA
- the LOC104093593 gene encoding glycosyltransferase BC10-like, producing the protein MKTSQGWHLGMKDMQILSAPRHRAQLKKPTWIIVLVSLVSLFLICAYVYPPQGSGACYVFSLNGCKGLSDWLPPAPARELTDEELASHVVTNEILNTPPVMPESPKIAFMFLTPGALPFEKLWDRFFQGHEGKFSVYVHASKDKPVHFSRYFVNREIRSDKVVWGKISMVDAERRLLAYALKDTDNQHFVLLSDSCVPLRDFDYVYNYLMYTNISFVDCFEDPGPHGSGRYYERMLPEVEKKDFRKGAQWFTMKRQHALAVTADSLYYRKFKDYCKPNMEGNRNCYSDEHYLPTFFHMLDPTGIANWSVTHVDWSEGKWHPKSYVRKDITSDLMRNITSISENVHVTSDARKEVQIRPCLWNGNQRPCYLFARKFLPETLDSLLQLYPNYTSI; encoded by the exons ATGAAGACATCTCAGGGGTGGCATTTAGGCATGAAGGACATGCAAATATTGTCAGCACCTCGCCATCGTGCTCAGTTAAAGAAACCAACATGGATAATCGTGTTGGTTTCTTTAGTTAGTTTGTTCCTAATTTGTGCTTACGTTTACCCCCCTCAAGGTTCTGGTGCTTGTTATGTATTCTCACTGAATGGTTGCAAGGGGCTTTCCGATTGGCTTCCGCCTGCGCCCGCCAGAGAATTGACAGATGAAGAGCTCGCTTCCCATGTTGTAACTAATGAAATCTTGAACACACCCCCAGTCATGCCCGAAAGCCCCAAAATTGCATTTATGTTCCTGACACCTGGCGCGTTACCATTTGAAAAGCTCTGGGACAGATTTTTTCAG GGTCATGAAGGCAAATTTTCTGTCTATGTACATGCATCTAAGGACAAACCAGTACATTTTAGCCGTTACTTTGTCAACCGGGAAATTCGTAGTGATAAG GTAGTGTGGGGAAAGATTTCTATGGTTGATGCTGAGAGACGCCTTTTAGCATACGCACTAAAAGATACTGACAATCAGCATTTTGTATTACTTTCTGACAG TTGTGTACCGCTGCGTGATTTTGACTATGTTTACAACTACCTGATGTATACAAATATCAGTTTTGTAGACTG CTTTGAGGATCCTGGACCTCATGGAAGTGGCAGATATTATGAACGTATGTTACCTGAAGTTGAAAAGAAGGATTTTCGAAAGGGTGCACAG TGGTTCACAATGAAGCGACAGCATGCCCTTGCAGTTACGGCTGACAGTCTCTACTATAGAAAATTTAAGGACTACTGCAAG CCAAACATGGAGGGTAATCGGAACTGCTATTCTGATGAGCACTATCTACCAACCTTTTTCCAT ATGCTTGACCCAACTGGAATTGCGAATTGGTCAGTAACACATGTTGATTGGTCTGAAGGGAAGTGGCACCCAAAATCATACGTGCGCAAAGATATTACTTCTGATCTTATGAGAAACATAACA TCTATTTCAGAGAATGTGCATGTCACAAGTGACGCAAGG AAGGAAGTTCAAATTAGGCCATGTTTATGGAACGGAAACCAACGACCATGTTACTTGTTTGCAAGAAAATTCTTACCTGAAACTCTAGATAGCTTGTTGCAGCTTTACCCCAATTATACGTCCATTTAA